A section of the Phycodurus eques isolate BA_2022a chromosome 4, UOR_Pequ_1.1, whole genome shotgun sequence genome encodes:
- the ethe1 gene encoding LOW QUALITY PROTEIN: persulfide dioxygenase ETHE1, mitochondrial (The sequence of the model RefSeq protein was modified relative to this genomic sequence to represent the inferred CDS: deleted 1 base in 1 codon) produces MCSVITKVTANRLCLAVTLGGLRRYTEGLSASVAGDGRLCAGTRARGVLLEGGRTYSSGTQLNDRPFFRQLFESESSTYSYLLADAITKDAILIDPVLETIDRDLKLVCELGLHLRVAVNTHCHADHITSTGLMKTRLAGLKSAISKLSGATADILLSEGDRITFGKHYLTVRETPGHTDGCVTLVTQDQCMAFTGDALLIRGCGRTDFQQGCSKRLYSSIYHKIFTLPDHCLIYPAHDYRGQTVSTVGEERMLNPRLTKSLEEFVTIMENLNLPKPSKIDISVPANLVCGVHHI; encoded by the exons ATGTGCTCGGTGATAACCAAGGTGACAGCGAACCGACTGTGCCTGGCAGTAACGCTAGGTGGTCTCCGTAGGTACACCGAGGGCTTGAGTGCCTCGGTAGCCGGGGACGGGCGCTTGTGCGCGGGGACGAGAGCCCGCGGTGTCCTGCTGGAAGGGGGGAGGACGTACTCATCTGGGACGCAATTGAACGACCGACCCTTCTTCAGACAG CTGTTTGAATCAGAGAGCAGCACCTACTCATACCTGCTGGCTGACGCTATCACCAAGGACGCCATCCTCATCGACCCCGTACTGGAGACCATCGACAGGGACCTGAAGCTC GTCTGTGAATTGGGCCTTCATCTGAGAGTAGCAG TGAACACTCACTGCCATGCGGACCACATCACCAGCACGGGGCTGATGAAGACGAGGCTAGCCGGGTTGAAAAGCGCCATCTCCAAATTAAGCGGCGCCACGGCGGACATCCTGCTGTCTGAGGGAGACAGGATCACCTTTGGAAAACAT TATCTGACGGTGAGAGAAACGCCAGGACACACAGATGGCTGCGTGACACTGGTGACGCAGGATCAGTGCATGGCGTTCACCGGGGACGCGTTGCTCATACGAGGATGCGGCAGGACAGACTTCCAGCAAG GTTGCTCCAAGCGGCTCTACAGTTCCATTTACCACAAGATCTTCACCCTGCCCGACCACTGCCTCATTTACCCGGCGCATGACTACCGAG GTCAGACAGTGTCCACTGTTGGTGAGGAACGCATGTTAAATCCTCGCTTGACAAAGAGCCTGGAAGAGTTCGTGACAATCATGGAGAACCTGAATCTTCCAAAGCCTTCCAAAATAG ATATTTCAGTGCCTGCGAATCTGGTCTGCGGAGTTCATCACATTTGA